The DNA window GCGCACCTCGCGGTCGTCCTGCATGCGGTACTGGGGGTGGTAAGCGGCAAACTGCGCCCAATCGCGGCGCTGGCCCAGCAGCAGCAGCCAGTCGTTGCGCAGGCGGTCTTCCTGGTAGGAGCCAGCGTAGCGCTGCAGAAAGGCCTGCACCTCGGCGTCGGTGGCCTCGTTCAGTCGGGCCTTGAGCGTCCAGTAGGCCGCCCAGGGCTCCAGCGCATGGCCGCGCACGGTGGGCAGGAGCTGTTCGAGCTTTTTGCGGTCACCCTTGCGAAAGGCCTGCTGCATCTCCAGCACGGCATCATCGGCACGGTTTTGTGCCTGCGCCGGGGGCGTTCCCAATGCCAGCCACGCACAGGCCAGAAGCGGTGTCAGAATCTTCAGTGAATACATTGGGGGATTATGTGATGGACAAAGCAGCCCTGCGGCGCACTCTGGTGGAACAACGCTTGAACATGCCCGACCGCCTACAGCGCGCCGACTTGTTACAACAGGCCATGCGCATCTGGCTGATCGGGCGCCCCGACACCGTGATCGGTGCCTACTGGCCGATCAAGGGCGAATTCGACCCCCTGCCCGCATTGCACCGCTGGAAGGAAGACGGAGAACTGCTCGATGAATCGCAGTTGCGCCGCATTGGCCTGCCGGTGGTGAACAAGCAGCACAAGACGCTGACCTTCCACGCCTGGTACCCTGGTTGCGAGATGGAAGAGGACGCCTACGGCATCCCCAAACCCAAGGGCACCGAGCTGATCGTGCCCACACTGCTCTTCGTGCCCTGCGTGGGCTATGGGCCAGGCGGCTACCGGCTGGGCTACGGCGGTGGCTTCTACGACCGCACCCTGGCCACGCTGCAGCCCCGCCCTTTTACGGTGGGGCTGGGCTACACCCAAGGCTATCTGGACGACTTTGAGCCCGA is part of the Simplicispira sp. 125 genome and encodes:
- a CDS encoding 5-formyltetrahydrofolate cyclo-ligase, with the protein product MDKAALRRTLVEQRLNMPDRLQRADLLQQAMRIWLIGRPDTVIGAYWPIKGEFDPLPALHRWKEDGELLDESQLRRIGLPVVNKQHKTLTFHAWYPGCEMEEDAYGIPKPKGTELIVPTLLFVPCVGYGPGGYRLGYGGGFYDRTLATLQPRPFTVGLGYTQGYLDDFEPEPHDLPLDGILNDNGVVWPV